A single Tachypleus tridentatus isolate NWPU-2018 chromosome 9, ASM421037v1, whole genome shotgun sequence DNA region contains:
- the LOC143226081 gene encoding uncharacterized protein LOC143226081 isoform X2, producing the protein MMHSVLAKYFIVRSFLYITTACGLNQRGKTDEDGILGFFPSDILREVRRGKRLKCTYCGKYGATVGCCNKKCKKVFHFPCGLQNDSLSQFFGTYDTFCGVHRPRQEVNVKDGKSLEESDSVCSICLYSVDSKVSSDSLRAPCCNYSWFHRICVQRLALSAGYFFKCPLCNNKDLFNTEMLKYGIHIPKQDASWELEQNAFQDLLERYCHCDAIHCICPNGRNFSSKGSEWEIIICNSCGSQGCHALCKEFSTQPFSWMCSGCLAVTLKVQQKRLAKPGYPKIHVDEECIIETSEEDSSSTSTCMCSTVLPQKRSREETHFTDKDSVEFEDFKKENNDLTSLSRVNRRDKKSNGYKVKPVSLECFFSCSQRNEPVVSFEDGISNLSKNVNKGISFSEEKNSELFQMSSHLIDNELCQPEVHWKDSLQLPFNKNDSPQRCHNTWKDFNNANLASNKPIFYQINHQVNPGTFCLEIFMRQGGDKPPVELGFRNLFVPSTHSNHSKKQVSTVTLEQLLSNSVTKCNDKHQSNCSAPSREVKDFKSSSEKKIGSESTSKPSSSNSKNYLKESQWSRNVEHYHSASNHLAYNQGSKLQKPTNDHDILDYISPTSNSKMHPETKHVPHKHLSKDNRKQELHVSKVCDITISSSCDVQIIDKPADINCRLKCTAQSKCVSSDMNRFGDDSNTHCLSQDTAVDGNSVCGVASENEDQHCMATFQSIPANSTLTESVTTCIGTSGVLKTAKYNTNQTNLTVFEISNSISSVYDKDQPVIKPEEIGIFSSGIETQELTKVDKVDSHNTDKSTRQKHHSVCRPYKYARDIHGQDQPVMESQEVTIFHSEDETQQGTEEDKMKLQITEELISNCLIHLENSSVSTTGNLDLPQDVSLAQDSNKILQVTGVGTVELQKLYKPTNQIDCIIYTENNNNCTFQEYNLPIIVPQDFSLIHPASYINNEDRMESQNTNTSTGENVCVVFLANSTVSSTEDEDQPIIVPENISFTNYSNKSSHITEVVRMEIQRTSEPMSQNDCVDLLIQNSVSTTEDEDLPIIVSEDINLTHHLHKTPQTTETNSIKLQKINKSISQNNCIYFARNSNVCGFQNEDLPIIVPQNISLVHPAHKTSQITGANSMEIQVTNEDLRPSNPLDLRTPSPLVYEICSSDESDCVILSDYEIYNND; encoded by the exons AAGTGTACTTATTGTGGAAAATATGGAGCCACTGTAGGTTGTTGcaacaaaaaatgcaaaaaagtttttcattttccTTGTGGTCTCCAGAATGATTCTCTGAGCCAATTTTTTGGAACATATGA TACTTTCTGTGGTGTTCATCGACCTAGACAAGAAGTGAATGTAAAGGATGGTAAGAGCTTAGAAGAATCTGATTCAGTATGTTCAATATGTCTGTACTCTGTGGACAGCAAAGTCTCAAGTGATTCGCTTAGAGCTCCTTGTTGCAATTATTCATGGTTTCACCGGATTTGTGTTCAG aGATTAGCCCTGAGTGCAGGGTATTTCTTCAAGTGTCCTCTGTGCAACAACAAAGATTTGTTTAATACGGAAATGCTGAAATATGGTATACACATACCAAAACA gGATGCATCTTGGGAATTAGAACAAAATGCTTTCCAAGATCTGTTAGAAAGGTATTGCCATTGTGATGCAATACATTGCATTTGCCCAAATGGAAGAAATTTCAGCTCAAAAGGAAG tgaatgggagattattatttgtaattcatGTGGATCACAAGGCTGCCATGCTCTCTGTAAAGAATTTTCAACTCAACCATTTTCCTGGATGTGTTCTGGATGTCTAGCTGTCACGTtgaaag TACAACAAAAGAGACTGGCTAAACCAGGATATCCCAAAATTCATGTTGATGAAGAATGCATAATAGAAACAAGTGAGGAAGATAGCTCTTCAACATCTACCTGTATGTGTAGCACTGTGCTACCACAGAAGAGAAGCAGAGAAGAAACACATTTTACAGATAAAGATTCAGTGGAATTTGAGGacttcaagaaagaaaacaatgatcttaCTTCATTATCTCGTGTTAATAGAAGAGACAAAAAGTCAAATGGGTATAAAGTAAAACCAGTTtctttagaatgttttttttcttgcagTCAAAGAAATGAACCAGTGGTGTCTTTTGAAGATGGTATCTCCAACctaagtaaaaatgtaaataaaggaATTTCATTCTCTGAAGAAAAGAATTCTGAACTTTTTCAGATGAGTAGCCATCTTATAGATAATGAACTTTGTCAACCTGAAGTACATTGGAAAGATTCATTACAGTTACCATTTAATAAGAATGATAGCCCACAGAGGTGTCACAACACTTGGAAGGACTTTAATAATGCTAACTTAGCCTCAAATAAACCTATCTTCTATCAAATCAATCATCAAGTAAATCCTGGTACATTCTGTTTGGAAATATTCATGAGACAGGGTGGTGACAAACCCCCAGTTGAGCTGGGATTCCGCAATCTATTTGTTCCATCAACACATAGCAATCATTCAAAGAAACAAGTATCAACAGTAACACTGGAACAATTACTTAGTAATTCTGTAACTAAATGTAATGACAAACACCAAAGTAATTGTTCTGCTCCTTCTAGGGAAGTAAAAGATTTTAAATCAAGTTCAGAGAAAAAGATAGGAAGTGAATCTACCTCAAAACCTTCATCTTCCAACAGTAAAAATTACCTTAAAGAGTCACAGTGGTCCAGGAATGTGGAACATTATCACAGTGCAAGTAACCATTTAGCATACAACCAAGGAAGTAAATTACAAAAACCAACAAATGATCATGACATACTAGATTATATATCACCAACCTCCAACAGCAAAATGCATCCAGAAACAAAGCATGTGCCACATAAACATTTATCAAAGGACAATAGAAAGCAAGAACTACATGTAAGTAAAGTGTGTGACATTACAATCTCTTCTTCTTGTGATGTTCAAATCATTGATAAACCAGCAGATATCAACTGTAGATTAAAATGCACTGCTCAGAGTAAATGTGTTTCTTCAGATATGAATAGGTTTGGGGATGATTCTAATACACATTGTTTGTCCCAAGATACTGCAGTAGATGGTAACTCAGTCTGTGGTGTAGCATCAGAAAATGAAGACCAACATTGTATGGCAACTTTTCAGAGTATTCCTGCAAATTCCACACTCACTGAAAGTGTGACTACATGTATTGGTACTTCAGGTGTATTGAAAACAgcaaaatataatacaaaccaaacaaatcttacagtttttgaaataagtaacagTATAAGTAGTGTCTATGACAAAGATCAGCCTGTTATCAAGCCAGAAGAAATTGGCATCTTCAGTTCTGGTATTGAAACTCAGGAACTAACAAAAGTAGATAAAGTGGATTCACACAATACAGACAAGTCCACAAGGCAGAAGCATCATTCAGTTTGTAGACCATATAAATATGCAAGGGACATTCATGGTCAAGATCAGCCAGTGATGGAGTCACAAGAAGTCACTATCTTCCATTCTGAAGATGAAACTCAACAAGGAACAGAGGAAgacaaaatgaaactacaaattACTGAAGAATTAATAAGCAATTGTTTAATCCATTTAGAAAATAGTTCTGTCAGTACCACTGGAAACTTAGATCTACCACAAGATGTCAGTCTTGCCCAGGATTCAAATAAAATTCTACAAGTGACTGGGGTAGGTACAGTGGAATTACAAAAACTATATAAACCTACAAACCAGATTGACTGCataatttatacagaaaataataataactgtaccTTTCAAGAATATAACTTACCAATAATTGTACCACAAGATTTTAGTCTCATACATCCTGCTTCATATATTAATAATGAAGATAGAATGGAATCACAAAACACAAATACATCAACAGGAGAGAATGTCTGTGTAGTCTTTTTAGCAAACAGTACTGTGAGTTCTACTGAAGATGAAGATCAACCAATAATTGTACCAGAGAACATCAGTTTCAccaattattcaaataaaagttCACATATAACTGAGGTAGTTAGAATGGAAATACAAAGAACAAGTGAACCAATGAGCCAGAATGACTGTGTTGATCTTTTAATACAAAATTCTGTGAGTACCACTGAGGATGAAGATCTACCAATAATTGTATCAGAAGACATCAATCTCACCCatcatttacataaaacaccacaAACTACTGAGACAAAcagtataaaattacaaaaaattaataaatccaTAAGCCAAAATAACTGCATATATTTTGCAAGAAATAGCAATGTGTGTGGCTTTCAGAATGAAGATTTACCAATAATTGTACCACAAAACATCAGCCTTGTTCATCCTGCACATAAAACTTCACAAATAACAGGGGCAAACAGCATGGAAATACAAGTTACAAATGAAGATTTGAGACCATCCAATCCACTTGACTTAAGAACACCAAGCCCTCTTGTGTATGAAATCTGTAGTAGTGATGAAAGTGATTGTGTTATTCTTAGTGActatgaaatttataataatgactGA
- the LOC143226081 gene encoding uncharacterized protein LOC143226081 isoform X1 — MTSMKKFKTFECIFCRLKEDDAFRFGQIFHSEKFSLHYYCMLFSSGLNQRGKTDEDGILGFFPSDILREVRRGKRLKCTYCGKYGATVGCCNKKCKKVFHFPCGLQNDSLSQFFGTYDTFCGVHRPRQEVNVKDGKSLEESDSVCSICLYSVDSKVSSDSLRAPCCNYSWFHRICVQRLALSAGYFFKCPLCNNKDLFNTEMLKYGIHIPKQDASWELEQNAFQDLLERYCHCDAIHCICPNGRNFSSKGSEWEIIICNSCGSQGCHALCKEFSTQPFSWMCSGCLAVTLKVQQKRLAKPGYPKIHVDEECIIETSEEDSSSTSTCMCSTVLPQKRSREETHFTDKDSVEFEDFKKENNDLTSLSRVNRRDKKSNGYKVKPVSLECFFSCSQRNEPVVSFEDGISNLSKNVNKGISFSEEKNSELFQMSSHLIDNELCQPEVHWKDSLQLPFNKNDSPQRCHNTWKDFNNANLASNKPIFYQINHQVNPGTFCLEIFMRQGGDKPPVELGFRNLFVPSTHSNHSKKQVSTVTLEQLLSNSVTKCNDKHQSNCSAPSREVKDFKSSSEKKIGSESTSKPSSSNSKNYLKESQWSRNVEHYHSASNHLAYNQGSKLQKPTNDHDILDYISPTSNSKMHPETKHVPHKHLSKDNRKQELHVSKVCDITISSSCDVQIIDKPADINCRLKCTAQSKCVSSDMNRFGDDSNTHCLSQDTAVDGNSVCGVASENEDQHCMATFQSIPANSTLTESVTTCIGTSGVLKTAKYNTNQTNLTVFEISNSISSVYDKDQPVIKPEEIGIFSSGIETQELTKVDKVDSHNTDKSTRQKHHSVCRPYKYARDIHGQDQPVMESQEVTIFHSEDETQQGTEEDKMKLQITEELISNCLIHLENSSVSTTGNLDLPQDVSLAQDSNKILQVTGVGTVELQKLYKPTNQIDCIIYTENNNNCTFQEYNLPIIVPQDFSLIHPASYINNEDRMESQNTNTSTGENVCVVFLANSTVSSTEDEDQPIIVPENISFTNYSNKSSHITEVVRMEIQRTSEPMSQNDCVDLLIQNSVSTTEDEDLPIIVSEDINLTHHLHKTPQTTETNSIKLQKINKSISQNNCIYFARNSNVCGFQNEDLPIIVPQNISLVHPAHKTSQITGANSMEIQVTNEDLRPSNPLDLRTPSPLVYEICSSDESDCVILSDYEIYNND, encoded by the exons AAGTGTACTTATTGTGGAAAATATGGAGCCACTGTAGGTTGTTGcaacaaaaaatgcaaaaaagtttttcattttccTTGTGGTCTCCAGAATGATTCTCTGAGCCAATTTTTTGGAACATATGA TACTTTCTGTGGTGTTCATCGACCTAGACAAGAAGTGAATGTAAAGGATGGTAAGAGCTTAGAAGAATCTGATTCAGTATGTTCAATATGTCTGTACTCTGTGGACAGCAAAGTCTCAAGTGATTCGCTTAGAGCTCCTTGTTGCAATTATTCATGGTTTCACCGGATTTGTGTTCAG aGATTAGCCCTGAGTGCAGGGTATTTCTTCAAGTGTCCTCTGTGCAACAACAAAGATTTGTTTAATACGGAAATGCTGAAATATGGTATACACATACCAAAACA gGATGCATCTTGGGAATTAGAACAAAATGCTTTCCAAGATCTGTTAGAAAGGTATTGCCATTGTGATGCAATACATTGCATTTGCCCAAATGGAAGAAATTTCAGCTCAAAAGGAAG tgaatgggagattattatttgtaattcatGTGGATCACAAGGCTGCCATGCTCTCTGTAAAGAATTTTCAACTCAACCATTTTCCTGGATGTGTTCTGGATGTCTAGCTGTCACGTtgaaag TACAACAAAAGAGACTGGCTAAACCAGGATATCCCAAAATTCATGTTGATGAAGAATGCATAATAGAAACAAGTGAGGAAGATAGCTCTTCAACATCTACCTGTATGTGTAGCACTGTGCTACCACAGAAGAGAAGCAGAGAAGAAACACATTTTACAGATAAAGATTCAGTGGAATTTGAGGacttcaagaaagaaaacaatgatcttaCTTCATTATCTCGTGTTAATAGAAGAGACAAAAAGTCAAATGGGTATAAAGTAAAACCAGTTtctttagaatgttttttttcttgcagTCAAAGAAATGAACCAGTGGTGTCTTTTGAAGATGGTATCTCCAACctaagtaaaaatgtaaataaaggaATTTCATTCTCTGAAGAAAAGAATTCTGAACTTTTTCAGATGAGTAGCCATCTTATAGATAATGAACTTTGTCAACCTGAAGTACATTGGAAAGATTCATTACAGTTACCATTTAATAAGAATGATAGCCCACAGAGGTGTCACAACACTTGGAAGGACTTTAATAATGCTAACTTAGCCTCAAATAAACCTATCTTCTATCAAATCAATCATCAAGTAAATCCTGGTACATTCTGTTTGGAAATATTCATGAGACAGGGTGGTGACAAACCCCCAGTTGAGCTGGGATTCCGCAATCTATTTGTTCCATCAACACATAGCAATCATTCAAAGAAACAAGTATCAACAGTAACACTGGAACAATTACTTAGTAATTCTGTAACTAAATGTAATGACAAACACCAAAGTAATTGTTCTGCTCCTTCTAGGGAAGTAAAAGATTTTAAATCAAGTTCAGAGAAAAAGATAGGAAGTGAATCTACCTCAAAACCTTCATCTTCCAACAGTAAAAATTACCTTAAAGAGTCACAGTGGTCCAGGAATGTGGAACATTATCACAGTGCAAGTAACCATTTAGCATACAACCAAGGAAGTAAATTACAAAAACCAACAAATGATCATGACATACTAGATTATATATCACCAACCTCCAACAGCAAAATGCATCCAGAAACAAAGCATGTGCCACATAAACATTTATCAAAGGACAATAGAAAGCAAGAACTACATGTAAGTAAAGTGTGTGACATTACAATCTCTTCTTCTTGTGATGTTCAAATCATTGATAAACCAGCAGATATCAACTGTAGATTAAAATGCACTGCTCAGAGTAAATGTGTTTCTTCAGATATGAATAGGTTTGGGGATGATTCTAATACACATTGTTTGTCCCAAGATACTGCAGTAGATGGTAACTCAGTCTGTGGTGTAGCATCAGAAAATGAAGACCAACATTGTATGGCAACTTTTCAGAGTATTCCTGCAAATTCCACACTCACTGAAAGTGTGACTACATGTATTGGTACTTCAGGTGTATTGAAAACAgcaaaatataatacaaaccaaacaaatcttacagtttttgaaataagtaacagTATAAGTAGTGTCTATGACAAAGATCAGCCTGTTATCAAGCCAGAAGAAATTGGCATCTTCAGTTCTGGTATTGAAACTCAGGAACTAACAAAAGTAGATAAAGTGGATTCACACAATACAGACAAGTCCACAAGGCAGAAGCATCATTCAGTTTGTAGACCATATAAATATGCAAGGGACATTCATGGTCAAGATCAGCCAGTGATGGAGTCACAAGAAGTCACTATCTTCCATTCTGAAGATGAAACTCAACAAGGAACAGAGGAAgacaaaatgaaactacaaattACTGAAGAATTAATAAGCAATTGTTTAATCCATTTAGAAAATAGTTCTGTCAGTACCACTGGAAACTTAGATCTACCACAAGATGTCAGTCTTGCCCAGGATTCAAATAAAATTCTACAAGTGACTGGGGTAGGTACAGTGGAATTACAAAAACTATATAAACCTACAAACCAGATTGACTGCataatttatacagaaaataataataactgtaccTTTCAAGAATATAACTTACCAATAATTGTACCACAAGATTTTAGTCTCATACATCCTGCTTCATATATTAATAATGAAGATAGAATGGAATCACAAAACACAAATACATCAACAGGAGAGAATGTCTGTGTAGTCTTTTTAGCAAACAGTACTGTGAGTTCTACTGAAGATGAAGATCAACCAATAATTGTACCAGAGAACATCAGTTTCAccaattattcaaataaaagttCACATATAACTGAGGTAGTTAGAATGGAAATACAAAGAACAAGTGAACCAATGAGCCAGAATGACTGTGTTGATCTTTTAATACAAAATTCTGTGAGTACCACTGAGGATGAAGATCTACCAATAATTGTATCAGAAGACATCAATCTCACCCatcatttacataaaacaccacaAACTACTGAGACAAAcagtataaaattacaaaaaattaataaatccaTAAGCCAAAATAACTGCATATATTTTGCAAGAAATAGCAATGTGTGTGGCTTTCAGAATGAAGATTTACCAATAATTGTACCACAAAACATCAGCCTTGTTCATCCTGCACATAAAACTTCACAAATAACAGGGGCAAACAGCATGGAAATACAAGTTACAAATGAAGATTTGAGACCATCCAATCCACTTGACTTAAGAACACCAAGCCCTCTTGTGTATGAAATCTGTAGTAGTGATGAAAGTGATTGTGTTATTCTTAGTGActatgaaatttataataatgactGA
- the LOC143226081 gene encoding uncharacterized protein LOC143226081 isoform X5, whose translation MLFSSGLNQRGKTDEDGILGFFPSDILREVRRGKRLKCTYCGKYGATVGCCNKKCKKVFHFPCGLQNDSLSQFFGTYDTFCGVHRPRQEVNVKDGKSLEESDSVCSICLYSVDSKVSSDSLRAPCCNYSWFHRICVQRLALSAGYFFKCPLCNNKDLFNTEMLKYGIHIPKQDASWELEQNAFQDLLERYCHCDAIHCICPNGRNFSSKGSEWEIIICNSCGSQGCHALCKEFSTQPFSWMCSGCLAVTLKVQQKRLAKPGYPKIHVDEECIIETSEEDSSSTSTCMCSTVLPQKRSREETHFTDKDSVEFEDFKKENNDLTSLSRVNRRDKKSNGYKVKPVSLECFFSCSQRNEPVVSFEDGISNLSKNVNKGISFSEEKNSELFQMSSHLIDNELCQPEVHWKDSLQLPFNKNDSPQRCHNTWKDFNNANLASNKPIFYQINHQVNPGTFCLEIFMRQGGDKPPVELGFRNLFVPSTHSNHSKKQVSTVTLEQLLSNSVTKCNDKHQSNCSAPSREVKDFKSSSEKKIGSESTSKPSSSNSKNYLKESQWSRNVEHYHSASNHLAYNQGSKLQKPTNDHDILDYISPTSNSKMHPETKHVPHKHLSKDNRKQELHVSKVCDITISSSCDVQIIDKPADINCRLKCTAQSKCVSSDMNRFGDDSNTHCLSQDTAVDGNSVCGVASENEDQHCMATFQSIPANSTLTESVTTCIGTSGVLKTAKYNTNQTNLTVFEISNSISSVYDKDQPVIKPEEIGIFSSGIETQELTKVDKVDSHNTDKSTRQKHHSVCRPYKYARDIHGQDQPVMESQEVTIFHSEDETQQGTEEDKMKLQITEELISNCLIHLENSSVSTTGNLDLPQDVSLAQDSNKILQVTGVGTVELQKLYKPTNQIDCIIYTENNNNCTFQEYNLPIIVPQDFSLIHPASYINNEDRMESQNTNTSTGENVCVVFLANSTVSSTEDEDQPIIVPENISFTNYSNKSSHITEVVRMEIQRTSEPMSQNDCVDLLIQNSVSTTEDEDLPIIVSEDINLTHHLHKTPQTTETNSIKLQKINKSISQNNCIYFARNSNVCGFQNEDLPIIVPQNISLVHPAHKTSQITGANSMEIQVTNEDLRPSNPLDLRTPSPLVYEICSSDESDCVILSDYEIYNND comes from the exons AAGTGTACTTATTGTGGAAAATATGGAGCCACTGTAGGTTGTTGcaacaaaaaatgcaaaaaagtttttcattttccTTGTGGTCTCCAGAATGATTCTCTGAGCCAATTTTTTGGAACATATGA TACTTTCTGTGGTGTTCATCGACCTAGACAAGAAGTGAATGTAAAGGATGGTAAGAGCTTAGAAGAATCTGATTCAGTATGTTCAATATGTCTGTACTCTGTGGACAGCAAAGTCTCAAGTGATTCGCTTAGAGCTCCTTGTTGCAATTATTCATGGTTTCACCGGATTTGTGTTCAG aGATTAGCCCTGAGTGCAGGGTATTTCTTCAAGTGTCCTCTGTGCAACAACAAAGATTTGTTTAATACGGAAATGCTGAAATATGGTATACACATACCAAAACA gGATGCATCTTGGGAATTAGAACAAAATGCTTTCCAAGATCTGTTAGAAAGGTATTGCCATTGTGATGCAATACATTGCATTTGCCCAAATGGAAGAAATTTCAGCTCAAAAGGAAG tgaatgggagattattatttgtaattcatGTGGATCACAAGGCTGCCATGCTCTCTGTAAAGAATTTTCAACTCAACCATTTTCCTGGATGTGTTCTGGATGTCTAGCTGTCACGTtgaaag TACAACAAAAGAGACTGGCTAAACCAGGATATCCCAAAATTCATGTTGATGAAGAATGCATAATAGAAACAAGTGAGGAAGATAGCTCTTCAACATCTACCTGTATGTGTAGCACTGTGCTACCACAGAAGAGAAGCAGAGAAGAAACACATTTTACAGATAAAGATTCAGTGGAATTTGAGGacttcaagaaagaaaacaatgatcttaCTTCATTATCTCGTGTTAATAGAAGAGACAAAAAGTCAAATGGGTATAAAGTAAAACCAGTTtctttagaatgttttttttcttgcagTCAAAGAAATGAACCAGTGGTGTCTTTTGAAGATGGTATCTCCAACctaagtaaaaatgtaaataaaggaATTTCATTCTCTGAAGAAAAGAATTCTGAACTTTTTCAGATGAGTAGCCATCTTATAGATAATGAACTTTGTCAACCTGAAGTACATTGGAAAGATTCATTACAGTTACCATTTAATAAGAATGATAGCCCACAGAGGTGTCACAACACTTGGAAGGACTTTAATAATGCTAACTTAGCCTCAAATAAACCTATCTTCTATCAAATCAATCATCAAGTAAATCCTGGTACATTCTGTTTGGAAATATTCATGAGACAGGGTGGTGACAAACCCCCAGTTGAGCTGGGATTCCGCAATCTATTTGTTCCATCAACACATAGCAATCATTCAAAGAAACAAGTATCAACAGTAACACTGGAACAATTACTTAGTAATTCTGTAACTAAATGTAATGACAAACACCAAAGTAATTGTTCTGCTCCTTCTAGGGAAGTAAAAGATTTTAAATCAAGTTCAGAGAAAAAGATAGGAAGTGAATCTACCTCAAAACCTTCATCTTCCAACAGTAAAAATTACCTTAAAGAGTCACAGTGGTCCAGGAATGTGGAACATTATCACAGTGCAAGTAACCATTTAGCATACAACCAAGGAAGTAAATTACAAAAACCAACAAATGATCATGACATACTAGATTATATATCACCAACCTCCAACAGCAAAATGCATCCAGAAACAAAGCATGTGCCACATAAACATTTATCAAAGGACAATAGAAAGCAAGAACTACATGTAAGTAAAGTGTGTGACATTACAATCTCTTCTTCTTGTGATGTTCAAATCATTGATAAACCAGCAGATATCAACTGTAGATTAAAATGCACTGCTCAGAGTAAATGTGTTTCTTCAGATATGAATAGGTTTGGGGATGATTCTAATACACATTGTTTGTCCCAAGATACTGCAGTAGATGGTAACTCAGTCTGTGGTGTAGCATCAGAAAATGAAGACCAACATTGTATGGCAACTTTTCAGAGTATTCCTGCAAATTCCACACTCACTGAAAGTGTGACTACATGTATTGGTACTTCAGGTGTATTGAAAACAgcaaaatataatacaaaccaaacaaatcttacagtttttgaaataagtaacagTATAAGTAGTGTCTATGACAAAGATCAGCCTGTTATCAAGCCAGAAGAAATTGGCATCTTCAGTTCTGGTATTGAAACTCAGGAACTAACAAAAGTAGATAAAGTGGATTCACACAATACAGACAAGTCCACAAGGCAGAAGCATCATTCAGTTTGTAGACCATATAAATATGCAAGGGACATTCATGGTCAAGATCAGCCAGTGATGGAGTCACAAGAAGTCACTATCTTCCATTCTGAAGATGAAACTCAACAAGGAACAGAGGAAgacaaaatgaaactacaaattACTGAAGAATTAATAAGCAATTGTTTAATCCATTTAGAAAATAGTTCTGTCAGTACCACTGGAAACTTAGATCTACCACAAGATGTCAGTCTTGCCCAGGATTCAAATAAAATTCTACAAGTGACTGGGGTAGGTACAGTGGAATTACAAAAACTATATAAACCTACAAACCAGATTGACTGCataatttatacagaaaataataataactgtaccTTTCAAGAATATAACTTACCAATAATTGTACCACAAGATTTTAGTCTCATACATCCTGCTTCATATATTAATAATGAAGATAGAATGGAATCACAAAACACAAATACATCAACAGGAGAGAATGTCTGTGTAGTCTTTTTAGCAAACAGTACTGTGAGTTCTACTGAAGATGAAGATCAACCAATAATTGTACCAGAGAACATCAGTTTCAccaattattcaaataaaagttCACATATAACTGAGGTAGTTAGAATGGAAATACAAAGAACAAGTGAACCAATGAGCCAGAATGACTGTGTTGATCTTTTAATACAAAATTCTGTGAGTACCACTGAGGATGAAGATCTACCAATAATTGTATCAGAAGACATCAATCTCACCCatcatttacataaaacaccacaAACTACTGAGACAAAcagtataaaattacaaaaaattaataaatccaTAAGCCAAAATAACTGCATATATTTTGCAAGAAATAGCAATGTGTGTGGCTTTCAGAATGAAGATTTACCAATAATTGTACCACAAAACATCAGCCTTGTTCATCCTGCACATAAAACTTCACAAATAACAGGGGCAAACAGCATGGAAATACAAGTTACAAATGAAGATTTGAGACCATCCAATCCACTTGACTTAAGAACACCAAGCCCTCTTGTGTATGAAATCTGTAGTAGTGATGAAAGTGATTGTGTTATTCTTAGTGActatgaaatttataataatgactGA